The genomic window aaaacattttacagagacACATCCAGTGGTACAACAAGGTACAACAACGTTAAACTTCAGGCATGAGAACCTCCGATCTCTCCTTTTCCCAGAGTGTTTACTCTCCACGTTTTTCAGGAACCTGAACAATACAGTTTCTCAgagtctctgtttgtgtgggtCCTCATCTGTATTGATCATTACTGCAGAAAAGCACAGTGAGCTTCTGTGATCAGGCGGCCGCAGCACGGACTGAGTGTCGCCTTTGGAAGATGAGGAATATTCTGAAAATGAGGCTCATGTCTCCAACAATTCAGAGTCTGACAGTGGACttgatgatgaagatgtgaGTGATGAAACTCTCGGACAGCTCCACAGTCTGTAGCCTGCAAGGGGGCAAATATAGATGTCCACAAACGGGAAACTGAATTCCTTGGTCCTCTTGCCCAAGGAATGAGCCCCACATGGCTGTCAGTGTGATAAGGGTGCAGCTAGGATGATACAGGTGGCTGTTCCTCATGGTAAACAGACCACAGACCATCCAGAAAATGATTATTATCTACTTGAATCTGTTTGAGACACTGTACAGATGTGTTTAGTGAATCGAACACAGTAtatctgcagcacacacacagttaaaagcCCTCGCGTGGTGAGTAGAGTGTAACTTATAACAGACATGATGTTTTCACGGCTTCATacgtttattttttttttgatttatgGGTCGATTGAACCTGTGAACTGTTGATTTGTAGCCAAACTAACAcagaggtttgtgtttgtggagtgAAACAGAAGATGGAGGGCTGTCTTTATCCGCCTGAGTCATTTCACCACTCACttaacctctgacctttctCCCACATTTCATCTGAAGAAAGGTTAAAGCTAAACAGCAGGTGCTACAAACTGAAGAAGAGCGGCTGAAGACAGGAACACTGAGAGGAAAAATGCAGtgtgtagcagagcagggagcagagaagCTGCTCAGTCGTGGTTAAATCAGACGTTTAGAAGAGTTTTTCTCGCTGCTGCTAAACTGAACAGATCAGTTCGGTTATTTTCAGGCACTGATCCACTAACTTCAGTGAAGAATCCTTAAGAACCCTTTATTTTATCagtagagaagaagaacagaggaaTTCTGGGCAGCGAAGACGGAGGCCTGAACCCCTAATCTGTAAACACGTCAACACACACTCGACAGCGTATGGGAACCCTTGGGGAtctgttgtatgtgtgtgtcctggtgTGAACAGGCTCAATACTTCAAGGTGTGATGGAAGGTGGTGTTGTTGATGACAGGTATGTTCCACAGTCTGGATTTTCACGTCACACTCACACTACAGCTGGGTTTCCATCACTTTAGATGACTCACAATCACTTACATTCATTTCCTGTGAGaccataataaataaacttgaatttCCACCTTAAATGAACAATTTACCTTATGAGGATTTAGTCTTTGTTCCCAACACAACCTTTACCTGATGCTAACCTTAACTTTAACCATTACACTAACACCAAGTCTTAACCCTCCAACGGTTCAGGACTCACTTTACTAAACGTGAAGTTACGACAGAGAGGACGAGGTGCTGCGGATTTCTTCCAGTCTGTCCTTATCTTTCTTACCCACAGTCGTCCTCTGGTGCTGATACGTTTGGTCTGGTTTGAACTTATCAGGGGTAACACCCAGTCTGGAAATGCGCACGGAATAAAGTCTTTATTTATCCACAGTGTGGCTGCGTGTTCAGTTTTACTGAAGCTGGTATCACACTGTCCACAGAATCTATATTTCATTCACCTTCAGGTTTGATTTTCGATCGTTCTCTCCACCTGTGGCTGAAACAGAGAGTTGGTGGTGGTGAGAGCTGCTCTGTTGTCTCCGACGTCCTGTACGGCATTAGTCTCACCTCAGGAGGctttaacactttaacactgtctctattaaaacacactcacacacatacaggtgaCAAATACGTGGAATCAGATTCAGTCAGTTATTTAGTTTCTGTGTGGGAAATGTTGAAAATAGACATTTAGGAAATGACGGACTTGTCCTTTAAAAGCAGTGGAACACTGATTTGCTTTATGTAAACTGCAGACCTCACAACAGTCTCCTGCTTCGGCTGCTTCCTCTTCAGGAACGTGACCAAGCTCATTGTGGCCTCCTGACCCCACACGTTCCACTGATGGGGGGCCACAGtcactcagtctgtgtgtgtgcacattctAAAGGGAGAAAGTAGGTGTGGGAAAGACCTGCTCGCCCATCTCCGACTCTCCACGACACGCACTCTCACACACGGTCAGCTGATATCCAACTCCCCCAACTCTCCCAGGACTTTATCttcatgtgtgtgagtgttgtcTCAGAGCCGAGCTGCTGGGAAAGTCCCCTCAGAGTCCAGACTCACATGCTCCAGTTTGTTCGTTTTATCATTTTATGCCATTAATTAAATGAACaatgatgattttaatttattttcatgttattaGAGTCCGGTTAAAGAGGCTGATGGACTATTACAGGAGGTTCTGAATCATGAACAGTATCTATCAGATAACCATGATAGGTAGGTAAGTTAGCAAAAATGACCCATTAACATACGTGAAAAGTAACATGAGTAGTtgacaaatgtgtttacagGAACTTCAGGTTCTTTTAAAGTAGAAAACTAGTTTTCAGAATTAGGGTGGAGGTAGACTCCACCGATCTCTGTGCCATTTATTTATAACTGTTTCTAGTCAGCTTTTTACAAGTAAAACATACAGTCATACAGATGGATGAAGGGAGAGATCtcagcatcacatcacatccaACGGAAACTTAAAGCAGCATAAAGTTCACTGAATCagattttctgtctgtctttctctcacagtgACTAAGTGTTGCAGCGTTGTCACTATACAGTTAAATAGATGCATGAAAGAGAAGAATTCAGCTGACGGTGCCTGGTGTTGGTGCCGAGTGCCAACTGGACTTGACTTTTTTTGCTACGACTACGACGGGGATCGACCGACGACACTTCTTAAATGCTGAAACCTTCTCTTACTTATGTAACGTCTGCATCAGtcatcatgatcatcatcaGAAATCATGTCATGTTCACTTTTACTGTGTCCACACTGAAATATGTGTGCAAAGTTTTTGAAAAGCTCCATGTTCTTGTACCAAACTgggttttatattttcagatcCAGCAAATATTCGTTAACGGTTAACAAACAGCTTTAATTCATCCACTGCGACTACGTCCACATGAAGCTCGGTGCAtcttaaacatatttaaacacaatCGATGGAAACCTGACTTCCATCAAATGTGTCTGTGAACAAGACGTGCAACAGAGGAGTCCTATTTCCCATCAATGCCTCTAAATACAGAGCATGAGAAGAGCTTTGATGGTGTTTGACTCTCAGGAAGGCAATGAAGGGGATTTCATTGTGAGTAAAGTCGTACTTTAAGTGAATTAACATCTTGACCGATGAAAGAATGGAAGGAAGAGTGAGCGAATTAGAGGGAGAGAGGGCAGtggatgaagagagaaaaggataATTGTATGTTTCTGCAATGAAAGAGTGTTATTCTATGGTGCTGCTGAGAGGCGGTCATTGTTTAGCAGAGTTTAGCAGTGGGACCGGTCATCTGAGATCACACATCCTGATAGTCGCCCTCAGACCTGTTCTCCACAAGCTGCCGGAGGAGGCTTACCCAAGATTATCTCCCTGATTCAACAAAGACCTGCACACATGCACCATCAGCTGTAAAACTGACACATCAGTCCCATGTGTTTACTTGTCTATTGATCTGTTGTGTGCAACACTCCAGAAAACCGAGGTTTTACTACTTTGaatgaacattttcagtgtgaaacatctttaaaaaatcTTCTCTAGGTGCTGATTGAGTGAAACGTTGTTGCTGTAATCAGAAATTAAACTAATACATCAGGTAGCAGCTCAACCAAAACATGATTAATGTGAATTTAACAGGCTTCAACGACTCtgtgaacaacaacaataaagtcatcttgtttgcagatgacactgTGGTGTTTATTTGGatgtcaaacaaaaacaccaattCATTTTAAACCATTAGAAACCAGGATCTTTCCCTAACCTCGACCATCATGTATCaccacatacatacagacactgTAAAGTGGGAATCTTAAAAACTTCAGTACCTGTGGTGATGAAGGAACTGAGCTAGAACACACAGCTCTCAATGTATCAGTCAGATTCTAACGTAGAATCTTAGAATCTAGAAGAAGACAAGAATACTCGTTGTAGTGGGTGGTTGGGTGGTTGGGTTCAGGCATCTGGGGTGAGCTCAGAGTAGAGCTTCAGTTTCTATGACCATCTGATCAACACATCCAGCTGGTAGGAGACCACAGGATAAGGTCCAGAAGACACAGGAGAGACCAGGAGGGGCTGGACCTGCTGCCACCATGATCCAACTGAATCTGATCTGAATCTGATCTGAATCTGAAAGATGTGTCAGCTGCCATCGTGTTCAGTAACAGAGGAACtgatctctctcctctctcctctctcctctcctcctctcctctctcctctctctcctctctcctctcctcctctctcctctctctcctctcctctccctctctcctctcctctctctcctctccctcctctcccctctctcctctcctcctcctctcctcctctcctctcctctcccctctcctcctctcctctcctcctctcctcctctcctctctcctctcccctctcccctctctcctctcctcctccctcctctcctctcctctcctcctctctctcctctcctctcctctcctctcccctcctcctctcctcctctctctcctctcctctcctctcccctctcctctctcctccctctcctcctctcctctcctctcctctccttccctcctcctctcctctcctctcctctcctctcctctcctctcctctcctctcctctcctctctcctctattcCCAGGGTTTTCCCAGGCCTGCTCTCTCAGGGTGTTTGACCTGACTCCATGCCCTCCTCTGCCCTCCTCTGCCCTCCTCTGCCCTCCTCTGCCCTCTTTCTGCCCCTCTCGGTGCTTCCTGCCCTCTGCTGCAGCTACACAGGCTCTTATTGTAGCAGAGCCTACGCCTGTCAACAcccgtcacacacacactgatgaaaacTGTGCACATTTCAACATGACACCAAAGGAGATGCTTTTAGCGACACAGCACCGCAGTGAGAGCACATATACAGACACggacataaagaaaacattttcctgGGAAATTCAGCATTCGTTCTTAGCATGTGCGGCGTCACGTGTTTAAAAAATGAGGCGTGTTGCCTCAGGAACTAAAACTCGGAGTACTTAATGAAACTGAATCCAAGTTCAGATTAATGTGTATGAAGGCGTGTATGTCGTTGATTGATCGGTGCCACTGATGTGTGGATTCTTTATTTATCGTGGCTCATGATGCCGTCTATTTGGAATTATTCTGTATAGATTTGATGTACCTCATCTAATATTATGTAAAGTGAAGGATTCTTCTAACCTGACGACTGATCAGATCACTGTCGTATTAACACATGTACCTGAACTAGTTTCATGACGCATTTGATGAAGCTCTGAGTTTACAGTTGTACTGTGAAGCGTTTGTTTgaacatccacacaaacacactctcacaacattaaaaccacaatgGCCTTCGCTCTGAACCAGTTCCTCTGTTACTGAACACGATGGCAGCGAAGATACGAgaccctaaacacacacacacacacacagatctggtTCAACCCCTCCACCCTTGTTAAACACTATCAAGATCAGGAAGCGTTGGTGTGTTTCCCACCACAGCAttcactcagacacacacacacacacatcctcgacagtctgcagacactgctgccctgcctctctctttacacacacacacccttcctTTCGTGCCTCTGTAGTGACTGAAGGGGAAAACCACAGAGTCACACGCTGTTTTCACACATCAGAGATGAAGACAGTCGGGCCGTTGTGGGGAACAGTCCAGTACACACTGTCCAACAGGTGCACAGTTTACAACTCCTCATAGAAAAGTTAAGATCTTTATTTACAGATTCTTCAGGTTGGAATgaaaattaatcattttctgAAAGCTGACAGTTCTCGTCTGCAGCACATGATGCTCAGTGTCATATCAGTACTGACACatcttttatacatttttatgaaaTATCCTCCAAGTCAAATGAAGCAGGAGGTTTTTACCTGACCTGGTTATGTTTAGTTTGACATAAAACAAGTCACAATTATGTTGATACTAAATTTATATACATCAGTGGTGACAACAGTATAGAAtctgttctgcttttatttgactTGTCTGTGTCGTCCTCTGTGTCTGACTCCACCAGGCAGGTTTCTCTGTTCTCACCTTCGAACGTGCACTGATTTGTGGAAGTTGATCCGACGTCTAATGTTCACCTTTAATAAGTGGGATTAATAAGCAGGATGATGACTTCCAGCTCACAGATACTGAGAACAGGTGGATTGGAGCAGTTCAACTCCAGTACAAATGGTTGATGTGTTTTCTACCAAATGAGTTAATAAAGAGAGTCAGTAAGTGATGTTCTTCagtaaaagtttgttttaaacagagGTTTTTCAGGGGGTTTTTGACTTTGCTGTTAAATGTCTTAATGAACCGTCACATTGGAAATTACTGACATTCAGTCTTTTTgtgcacattttactgttttgtagattttatttgaaaatgaaaatcctGCAATTTTAGAATTTGGAATTAAAACAGTGTGCAAAAGGGAAGAAACACAAAGTTTTAGTTTATCCACAAATACCTGCTTTAGTAATGACGCTCAGCACATTCTGCTAAactaacacacactcagttcCAGCATTTAGCTGTTTGTGTCCTGTTGTCTTTGCTGTAGCAGACTGTAAAAGCCAGTGGGGGGTGTAAAACACCAGCAACATGTCCTGGGTAAATAAAACCTGGAGAAAAACAAGCTGAGCGCCAGTGAATGAGCAATCCTCCAGTTTACTCCAGAACaatgagagaggaggggggacCATCTGAAATACCACAGAAGAAGGAGGGAAGtgggagaaaaggaggaagagagtgaaCAACTCTTAGAAAGAAACGCTGGCCGTCATTTCGTGACTGCTGGTGATTAATCAGAGAGCGAGAGAcgcacagagaaataaagagaaagaaggaggagagagctgaaaGTGAGGATGCTGGAGACGCTGGAAACAAGGAAGCAGTGCACGGCggccgagtgtgtgtgttggtgtgtgtggttATTGACTCAGGTGGCGAGCAACTCGTCAGCGACTGTTTGGTCTCAGGCTCAGACACTCTGGTGACTGGTTCACTTAGAGGTTCACTAACcaggaatacacacacacagacacacacacacacacacacacacaggttgaaATGTGGACTGTAAACTGTCACCTGCCACATTCTCCACGGTCCTGACGTTCCTTCCTCTTAATCTTTATGGGACAGTCATGTGGAcacctgcctgtgtgtttgaacctgtgtgtgtgtgtgtgtgtgtgttacataacagtgtgtgtgcagctgatgTGAgatcagttttagttttagccTTAAACTAACAGtgtccactgtgtgtttcctgcacTGTGTGCTTACTGACACCACGTCACTTAAAAACCCGGTCATGTTCGGTCATTGTGCGTCGCTGTGTTGTTAGTTTGTATAAATCTGTgactttgtgttcattttgctTATCTGTGTTAGTTTTTCATGGTTTCCTGCAAATCAGAAAGGCTGATAAGgagagtgtgactgtgtgtgtgtgactgtgtgtgtgtgtgagcagctgaGTGCTGTGTGTAATTATATCTCCTCTGTCCAACACTGACCCATTTCTCAGTCTCGTCTACGACTGTGAGTGTTTGATTGTGTGCGTGCGTCTGCTCCCACGTCCTGCTCACCCCATTCCCGAGACGCTGCCAACACCCCGgagcgctcacacacacactgctgtctgCTGTTGAATAGCAAGAGactggagaaagaaagatggagaaaggaGACAAGAGGTGGAGGaacaaacaggaacaggaaatgGTCCaaagaaggaggaaacagagacaaagattcTTCCTTCTCAGTCAGTCTCACCTCATTTTAAACTCCACAAAACTCAGTCTGCTGTTTTCAGCTCAACTCATGACGAGTTGTCTTTTCAGctgattcatttaatttccaatagttgctttcttctctttttagcTCTGATTTGGTCTCCACCGGCTGCATTAGTTTGTCTCTtgtttccctctctccatcAGTCCGACTCTAACTATGTCTATTTGCTTTTTGCTGCTGCTCAGAGACACTTGTCGTGTTAAACCCAGTTTGGTTTCACAGATCATTGCAGACGTAAAACTGTTtgattcagtttctttcagtCTCTGATGTCACGAACCCTGAATCCCTGTTTttcttgagtgtgtgtgtttttaggattTCCTGCTGTTGCCCAGTTCCCTTCTCTGCCTATATTTTTAGACTTTGTTGACCTTTAACCcctgctgctttatttatttgggCTTGTAAACAGTCTGGGAAACTGAAAGGGATTTCCCCAACTTACTGCTGATACTTAAGTGTTTCTGTAACTGTTGTGTAAAACTTTATATCACTAATCATTTGGGAATTTTAAAGACTATAAATTAGTAAATAACACTTGAGTTTACATTCAGAGCCTTGTAGAGTGAGGCTCCTGCCTACAAGCTTCATTTCATCCATCGCTTTAACTGATTGACAGCACTACTTTTCATACGTTTGCTCTCTGCTATCAAAAGGTGCTTTATAGAAAACGTTACTTGCTTACTACGAccaaattaataaatcattaaacaGAGAGTGTGTTTGAACGTCCACGACTTGTGATAGCTGAAGAACATTATTTCTACATCACGCCTGAGGACCGAGCTCAGGACTTTTTGGAGCTCTGTCACCACCTAGAGGCTCCGTGCGAGTCCTCAGTCTTCATGTTCACCAGAAATAACGTGATCTCTGGAAACTTGCTGCAAACTCTGCACCGAGCATCTTATTAATCAACAGCTTTGTTGTATGTGATGTGTCGCACAGCGTTCTGGGACATTTGCATCAATTTGCATCAACTGTTGCTCGTTGCCACTTTGCATCTTAACAGTTTCCACAGCAGCAATTGTTTCTAATGAAAAGGTTCccccctgctgctgcttgtgtctgtgcagctgaaTGTACGAGCGGGTTTATGCAAATGTCCTGCAGCTCTGAACATCACCTCAGAGGAGAcgacacaacaaacaaacacaggtcaCAACTGCTCAGTGACACATTCAGAGCCGAGTGTAAACTGAGGTCACCTGAGGAACCTTCAGGTGAACTGGGGGCTTAAACTCGCTGAGGACAGGAGCAGGAACCATTGGATAAAAGGAACCGGATGAAACAACGACAGTTATTCGTTGATGAACTCTGGAGAATGATCCAGTTTCCAGTAAATGTTATTCAGCCCTGCTCATCGGCTTGAAGGGATTTTAGCCCGTTCCTTCTAACAGAacttattcttcttattatattatttttaaaatggtcAGTATATTTTACTTTCTACATTAAGTAAAATCTTAGGGAAAGAAAACCTCGAGTAAATAATTGTAGTAAAGTTCATGTTTGTGTCATAAACGTTACAAACACCgtaaaaacaaatggaaataagTTGGATTTCATCTTTGAAAGTGTGCAGTGGGTTTCCATGTGTTCGTGTTCGTGCAGACACAGTAAGAACCGGACTTTTATTAATTCTGGGTCACGAACTGGAGCTGGAGCCGACAGCGTTTGTTTGGATCCAGACCGGAAACGGAATcacacagctgttgtttttttctcttccgGTCCTCCGGCTCCGTCGCTGCAGCGGGTTTCGGGGTTTTTCACAGAAACATGGAGTACAAACTGATCATGGCTGTGTCCGGCTTCCCCAGTCTGTACGACACCAACTCTCCGACCTACAGAGACCTGAACATGAGGAGCGACTCCTGGAGACAGGTCGCGGAGCTCGTCGGTGTTCCCGGTGAGTTCTCCGGTGTTTGACAACAAACCCCGACGAACAGTCGGTGAGAACAGTTCGTTACAGCAGCTGCACCGACACGAAGCAGAGTGAACGTGAGTTTGAAGCCAGGTTTAATCAAAaccagcatttttaaaaaattcaaCAAATCCTGTGATGTTAAGATCAAAACAACACGAGTCCGTGGCTCAAAACGATCCGACTCGCTCTGTCTGTCGGAGACGACAACATTAGTTCCTAGTGAGACACTagtttaattataattaaacgtgtttttaaaatactttgttaatttagtttatgATAGGAGGAGTTTTATGAGTGACAGTTTTATAAAGTCTTAAAAGTAGCAGAAGAGAAGACCTCAACTAAAATCTTACTGAAGTAATAGTATAAAAGTACTAGTTTAAAAAACTTCTACTTTAAAGTCTGCTTTATGCAGAAAAACCCATTTCACACCAGTGAAGATGatattatagtattataaaCAGAGTTAATGTGTTCATCTTTTTAATGCTGTAACCTCTCATACACTGTGAATTTCACTTCAGAGATCAATAAATCTTATGATGAAACTGTACTTTGTGTTATTAATCAAGCAGTGATGAGGATTAGTGGGATTCTgctttgtaaatgtaattttattagCAGTCAATTTAAATTTTCTGTTAGCAAAAAAAGTTTTCGGAGTAACGGGATTTAGGGGATAAATGATGCATGGCTGCAACAAATAAACTCCCAGTTGGTAATCATGTTACACCACTTCATTTGCCACTGATTAAACCTGTGTGAAACATAACTGTGATAAACCTACAGTACCTGtttaaacacatgcattttttGGATTtgctgaaaagaagaaaaaattgTCAGAGAACCTCTGTGTTGAAGAGTAACAGCATGGTTTCCTCACTAGAGTCTGAATGCAGGAGGAAGTGGAAGACACTGAGGGACCAACACAGGAGGGAGAGGCAGcgagaaaaagagaggagggagagcgGCATCGGGCTCCTAAACTACAGGCCATGGAGATATTCAtccattttgtcctttttaaacCCGTTTATTGACGCCAGAGCTGCGGGCACCAACGGCTGGGCTCTGGACCCACAGCCCTCACAGCTGCATATGTCTGAGATGGTGGGCTGCAGCACGACCACTGAAACACGGAGCGACGATGAGGAGAGTTACGGTTCGTAGACAACACTTTTCAGATTATTTGGAGGCAGGTGTAATAATTCTGgtatttttcctctctgtgttttaaatgtggtataataataaaaacacttttacacagTGACAATATTTCATGTTGGATTAGACTCAGTGGACCTAGCGAACCGCTAAGCTTCATTTCACTCtgaacttctgtgtttgtgcagcctgTCAGGATGCCAGGTCTGCAGTTTTCCTGATGGTTAAGGAGCCACAATAGCTATTGTTTGTGCCTGTTTTGTATGGATGAAGAGACGAGACATGTCTGCTGCACCTATTACAAAGGACTGCCATTGTGTGCAGCACTCATTTCAATGTATTCAGTAtcaaaacaatttaacaaaacCTCAGAAGTTAAATGTCTAAACACGAGCAAATACCTGAATAGAAAACACTCAGAGTACTGAGATAAAATGTGACTTTACTGATTTTTAACTTGCTTCCTGTGGTCCTAGTTTGggatttacattaaaatatgattCTGCCTCCTGCTGAAAAACTACAGCCCCTGTAGTATGAACAGTGTGCCTTTCATGTACACTTCAACTGCAACCATAGGAAGTATAGTAGAGGTGAAATCATTCTTAAGAGCATTTTAGCAGATAGATTACTAGGACTGAGGCTGCACCATCGCAAGGTTGTTGAGCTTCCTTCTATTTATCTGGTTCTGCTGGATCACAGCTGTGATAAGTGAATTAAACAGTTGTATTTGTCCTTTTAGGCATCGCTGTAGCAGAtgcaacaacaaccaccacatcatcttcatcctccttctCAGAGTTCATGCAGAGGAAGCGACCGTCTCCTGCCAGCGGCGACATCGTCAG from Anabas testudineus chromosome 24, fAnaTes1.2, whole genome shotgun sequence includes these protein-coding regions:
- the LOC113149799 gene encoding uncharacterized protein LOC113149799 isoform X2, with the protein product MEYKLIMAVSGFPSLYDTNSPTYRDLNMRSDSWRQVAELVGVPESECRRKWKTLRDQHRRERQREKERRESGIGLLNYRPWRYSSILSFLNPFIDARAAGTNGWALDPQPSQLHMSEMVGCSTTTETRSDDEESYGIAVADATTTTTSSSSSFSEFMQRKRPSPASGDIVRLKEAKIEPSDQPMPPAVLQPDLQPFQHRQTHCSPPPSSATSRLNHLKTEEPVVVVREILDQTDDEDDCSIVSPRPTRTRRNNSNGLFEDYLRRVEVRETHRDRDVDHRDDVTLFLLSLAPAMRRLCTEKQSWVRTKIQQLLHEAEFGATNF